In Halichondria panicea chromosome 17, odHalPani1.1, whole genome shotgun sequence, a single window of DNA contains:
- the LOC135351732 gene encoding E3 ubiquitin-protein ligase SMURF2-like, translating into MSSRSNMDGSERRTKLRLTVHSAKNLSKKEFFKLPDPFAKISVDGSGQCHCTEVIKGTLDPKWNQHYDLFLSRSDSVTVSVWNNRKVNRKEGAGFLGCVTLAPTVVSRLKDTGYQRLNLARNNADDEDMVKGQLILSLTSRDPTNIPAIVNNLPEADELPEGWESRRTPHNRPYFINHYTRTTQWQRPTRPGYESVPAAPRPTHTRLLQPPTSSTSSPVPQRTSSPVVVTTTGTPTQEQLTAPPTQPPPLTQPPPPTQPPPPIDSEPQSPEGDVLPRLRGGGAPLTRRQLYMSRNFLHHELQLPDGYEQKTTPQGQVYFIHRATGVSTWHDPRFRDVAIDPNELGPLPDGWEVRYTAHGRKYFVDHLRRTTQFTDPRLSEQISSPTEPAPPSIAPPTPPPPPTPPSQPDPPPPGTGRDLVHKMRMLRSQLNAMQPQTGHCRLEVSRNNVFEESYRQIMKLRVRDLKKKLHIRFRGEDGLDYGGIAREWLYLLSHEMLNPYYGLFQYSRDDVYTLQINPNSSINPEHLSYFYFVGRVIGMAVFHGLYIDGGFTLPFYKQLLALPTNLEDLQTVDTEYYRSLKWMLDNSVEGVFDDQTFCVDYDKFGRMTQHDLKPNGQDIPVTNENKKEYVHLYVQWRFRVGVEKQFMAVQKGFHELIPPHLLKQFDEKELELIVSGLGSVDVNDWKSNTRLKNCTPESDVIQWFWKTVESFDDEKRARLLQFVTGSSRVPLEGFKALQGSTGAVGPRLFTIHLLETAPPENLPKAHTCFNRIDIPHYRSYEQTRNKLKMAIDHAEGFYVE; encoded by the exons ATGTCTAGTAGAAGTAATATGGATGGTTCAGAGCGTAGGACAAAGCTACGGTTAACTG TGCACTCGGCCAAGAATCTCAGCAAGAAGGAATTCTTCA agctgCCTGACCCGTTTGCCAAGATCAGTGTAGACGGTAGCGGGCAGTGTCACTGTACAGAGGTGATCAAAGGAACTCTCGATCCTAAATGGAATCAACACTACGACTT GTTTCTGAGTCGCTCGGACTCGGTGACTGTGAGCGTATGGAATAACAGGAAGGTGAACAGAAAAGAGGGCGCTGGGTTCCTCGGCTGTGTGACCCTTGCACCCACCGTGGTCTCCAGACTCAAGGACACAGGAT accAGCGACTCAACCTGGCCAGGAACAATGCAGATGACGAGGACATGGTCAAGGGACAGCTGATAC TGAGCCTGACATCACGTGATCCTACAAATATCCCGGCAATAGTGAACAACCTGCCAGAAGCTGACGAGCTACCAGAGGG CTGGGAGAGCAGACGTACTCCGCACAATCGTCCTTACTTCATCAACCACTATACCCGCACCACGCAATGGCAGAGACCAACAAG GCCTGGCTATGAGAGTGTGCCTGCGGCCCCTcgtcccacccacacacgtcTACTCCAACCTCCCACCTCCTCCACCTCATCACCTGTCCCACAACGTACCAGCAGCCCTGTCGTCGTTACTACAACAGGCACACCCACACAAGAACAACTCACAGCCCCGCCCACACAacctccacccctcacacaacCCCCACCCCCAACACAACCCCCGCCCCCCATAGACTCAGAGCCACAGTCACCAGAGGGTGATGTACTGCCGAGGCTAAGAGGAGGCGGTGCTCCACTCACTAGAAGGCAACTGTACATGAGCAGAAACTTCCTTCATCACGAGTTACAACTACCTGATGGATATG AGCAAAAAACGACCCCCCAGGGTCAAGTGTACTTCATTCATCGAGCTACTGGTGTGAGCACATGGCATGACCCACGCTTCAGAGATGTGGCCATCGATCCCAACGAGTTAGGACCACTACCAGATGGTTGGGAGGTGCGATACACTGCTCATGGCCGCAAGTACTTTGTTGATCATCTGAGGAGGACCACTCAGTTCACAG ATCCAAGACTGTCTGAACAAATTTCCTCTCCCACCGAGCCTGCTCCTCCGTCAATTGcaccccccacaccacccccaccGCCCACTCCACCCTCACAACCAGACCCACCACCTCCCGGCACAGGTCGTGACCTCGTACACAAAATGAGAATGCTGCGATCTCAACTCAACGCCATGCAACCTCAGACTGGTCACTGTCGCTTGGAAGTCTCTCGAAATAATGTGTTCGAAGAGTCTTACCGTCAAATAATGAAGCTTCGAGTGCGAGATTTGAAGAAGAAGCTCCACATACGGTTCAGGGGAGAGGATGGGCTGGATTATGGTGGTATTGCTCGGGAGTGGCTGTACCTGCTCTCTCACGAGATGCTTAATCCGTACTACGGACTGTTTCAATACTCGAGGGACGATGTGTACACACTACAGATCAACCCAAACTCTTCCATTAATCCA GAGCACTTGTCCTACTTCTACTTTGTGGGTCGTGTGATTGGCATGGCTGTGTTTCATGGGCTCTATATAGACGGAGGGTTCACTCTGCCCTTCTACAAGCAGCTGCTAGCACTGCCCACCAACCTCGAGGACCTGCAGACTGTGGACACTGAGTACTACCGATCACTCAAGTGGATGCT ggacaatAGTGTAGAGGGTGTGTTTGACGATCAAACCTTCTGTGTGGACTACGACAAGTTTGGCCGCATGACTCAGCACGACCTAAAGCCTAATGGCCAAGACATTCCAGTCACTAATGAGAACAAGAAGGAGTACGTTCATCTCTATGTGCAGTGGAGATTCAGAGTGGGCGTAGAGAAACAGTTTATGGCAGTGCAGAAAGGATTCCACGAGTTGATTCCCCCTCACCTACTCAAGCAGTTTGATGAGAAGGAGTTGGAGTTGATAGTATCTGGGTTAGGGTCGGTGGATGTCAACGATTGGAAGAGCAACACTCGCCTCAAGAACTGTACACCTGAGTCAGACGTCATTCAGTGGTTCTGGAAG ACTGTGGAGTCTTTTGATGATGAAAAGAGAGCTCGGTTGCTCCAGTTTGTGACGGGGTCTTCTCGTGTCCCCCTGGAGGGGTTCAAGGCTCTTCAAGGCTCCACTGGGGCAGTCGGACCACGACTCTTCACCATACACCTCCTTGAGACAGCCCCACCTGAGAACCTGCCCAAAGCTCATACTTG cttcaATCGTATCGACATCCCTCACTATCGCTCGTATGAGCAGACTAGAAACAAGCTCAAGATGGCCATTGACCACGCCGAGGGATTCTATGTGGAGTGA